From the genome of Candidatus Peregrinibacteria bacterium:
CACTTAGCCTTATACTTGGATACATACTTCACTACTTGATTAAACCGGAGAATCTCACAGTACTTGGTTTTAGGGATGATTGGAGTACATGGTATCCGGGGCAATCTTTGGCTTTTTGTCAGAGGATGGAAAACCAAGAATTATGTAGGATGTCAGGAACATTTGCAGGGCCAAATCAGTTTGGAGCATACCTCGCAATGTTTATTCCAATTTTATATATGTGGCGAAAAGAAGTGAAAGAAAGGATCAAAGATACGAGTCTAAGGAGGGGGATTCCAATTGCACTTATATCGCTCGCATTTTATGCACTTATCCAAACCTATTCCAGAGGTGCGCTGATAGGAGTATTTATCGCTATATTTGTACTGCTCTCGTATGAATACAATTTATGGAAACATATAAAGAAAAAACATTTTCTATTTGGGTTAATTGGAATAGTCGTAGTGTCAGCGGTTTTATTAATCACAATAGGCGATACACTTATTCGTCCGGAATCAACAAGTGGGCATATTGCTGCATGGATTATGGGAATTCAAGAAATGTTTGCACATCCACTAGGTCAAGGCCTCGGCTCCGCCGGGCCTGCCAGCTACCGATTTGCCAACCCAATTATCCCGGAAAGCTGGTATCTGCAAGTAGGTATAGAGCTCGGATTCTTCGGGCTATTACTCTTCCTCGGAATCCTCGTTTTGACTATCAAAAAACTTTTTCAAGCCCGGAATACAGCTCTGCTCGCAAGCTTTCTCGGAGTCCTCGCAATCGCCTTTTTCCTCCATACATTTGAAGACTCTGCAGTAAGCATTACTTTATTCAGCTTACTGGGTCTTAAGCCTTCGAAAGTAAACAAAATTTGACCTTAGCTATGCTTTCTGTTAGTATTGTCCACAGAAGAAATGAGCTTTGCAATCTAGTTGAAAATAAAAAACAAAAACAAATCATCGCAAGTAGTTGTGGCGTTTTAGTGATTAACCAAAAAGCGATGTTTATACAGGGTATTACAATTTTAATAGCTATATCATCTGTCATTTTTATGATAGTAAGTATGGTTGCTTTTTATCGGTATATAAGCGCTTATCGTTTACCACCGGGGCAATATTATCTATTACTTGGGTTCATACATCTGAAGTGGATTGCCTGGAGCTATATAGTGTTAACTATAACGCTTAGTACGTGGATGGCTCTTATGATATTGCGTTAATAATTTTATCTATGGGAATATTTGAAGACATGACGCCGCCTGAAATAGCAGTAGAAGACAATACTGATAGGCATTTTCCCGGGCAAAATAAAAATGAAGAACTGCTACTTTATACTCGACTGCATCCGATTATTTTGTTGCCTCACCTCATGGGGTTCGTTGCATCGTTGATAGTCTTCCCAATGATTGTTTATGCACTTGAATCTATGGAAGTCGAAGAGGGATCAATTCTTACTTCGGCTATTTTTTTATTCTTATTTATTACTTACGCATATTATTTCCATAAGTTTTTTCTAAAAATATTCAATTATTATCTTAGTGTGATTATTTTGACGAATTTCAGAATTATTCAGTTAAAAAAGAGTGTATTTTTATATAATAGTAAGGACACGATAGATCTTCACAAGATTCAGGATTTGAGAAAAGACCAGAATGGACTTTTGAGTACTTTGTTTGATTATGGCACGGTGACGATAGAGGTTTCAGCGATACATGAGACGAAGCAGCTGAAATATATACCACGCCCGGAACAATGCTTCCAAGTGCTCAATAAAGCCAAGAGGAAATACATAGATAAACGCCGCGAGAAAAAAGTAAGTATCGATGGAGGAGACATCGCTGGAAAACATACTATTAAAGATGAATTGAAGATTGTTCGTAGAGGGCTTACTTCTCCACTATGACAAATGCATTCACATTTCAATCGGATTACGGTATAAATATCCTGTAAAAAGGATTTTTTAAGTTTAAATATGCAAAATCATACGGAGATGTTTCCGGGACAGAGAAGGGGCGAGGTTGTTAAGTTGATAGTTACCAAGCATTGGATTATTTATTTTCGTATGTTTAGGCAATTTATAATTTTTGCATTAGTGCCATTGATTGGATTATTTTTTACGACTTTTGACACTGCGGAGAATATAAGGGGTATTACTTATTTTATTAGTTTTATGTATTTGTCATATTTTT
Proteins encoded in this window:
- a CDS encoding O-antigen ligase family protein; translation: MNTMKVMKFCQNTAFYLLFGMLFLLPFHAFGSTVLNYGYGLADVFGTASVVSMWKEFVIIILTLLLGLKFFLERKFPKFDILDKLIIAYFLFGILHAILLKIDLSQLVWGARYDYVFLCTFMIVRHFKFDKEQTKKLFKSVIIGGALSLILGYILHYLIKPENLTVLGFRDDWSTWYPGQSLAFCQRMENQELCRMSGTFAGPNQFGAYLAMFIPILYMWRKEVKERIKDTSLRRGIPIALISLAFYALIQTYSRGALIGVFIAIFVLLSYEYNLWKHIKKKHFLFGLIGIVVVSAVLLITIGDTLIRPESTSGHIAAWIMGIQEMFAHPLGQGLGSAGPASYRFANPIIPESWYLQVGIELGFFGLLLFLGILVLTIKKLFQARNTALLASFLGVLAIAFFLHTFEDSAVSITLFSLLGLKPSKVNKI